Proteins encoded by one window of Vibrio rumoiensis:
- the sfsA gene encoding DNA/RNA nuclease SfsA yields MIFSPPLQSATLIKRYKRFLADVTLPNGDIKTIHCANTGAMTGCAEPGNQVWYSTSDNPKRKYPNSWELSVTQQGDTICINTARANGLVVEAIEQQKIPELVGFEILRTEVKYGQENSRIDILLEGLPAAPERRCYIEVKSVTLLQNERGIGQGFFPDAVTTRGQKHLRELIEMVESGHRAVLFFAVLHSGIEKVSCAHHIDSNYSQLLKQAKEAGVEVLCYKAKLSPQQIELSSSIEFID; encoded by the coding sequence TCTGCCACCTTAATCAAACGCTATAAACGCTTTCTTGCCGATGTCACCTTGCCGAACGGTGACATCAAAACCATACATTGTGCCAATACTGGTGCGATGACAGGTTGCGCGGAGCCGGGTAATCAAGTGTGGTATTCAACATCCGATAACCCTAAAAGGAAATACCCCAACAGCTGGGAATTATCAGTAACTCAACAAGGCGATACTATCTGTATCAATACTGCAAGAGCGAATGGATTGGTTGTCGAAGCCATTGAGCAACAAAAAATCCCTGAGTTGGTTGGGTTTGAGATACTACGTACTGAAGTGAAATATGGCCAAGAAAATAGCCGCATTGATATCTTGTTAGAAGGGTTGCCCGCTGCCCCTGAGCGGCGTTGCTACATTGAAGTCAAAAGCGTGACCTTATTGCAAAACGAACGAGGGATAGGACAAGGGTTCTTTCCAGATGCCGTCACCACTCGCGGACAAAAACACTTACGGGAATTAATAGAGATGGTCGAGTCTGGTCATCGAGCAGTACTTTTTTTCGCTGTTTTGCATTCAGGCATTGAAAAAGTCTCTTGTGCCCACCATATAGACTCAAATTATTCACAACTTTTAAAGCAAGCAAAAGAAGCTGGAGTGGAAGTTCTCTGCTACAAAGCGAAACTATCACCCCAACAAATAGAATTGAGTTCATCCATTGAATTTATTGACTAA
- the dksA gene encoding RNA polymerase-binding protein DksA → MPELTKKKTLGILAIAGVEPYQEQAGEEYMSPEQMAHFTKILKAWRDQLHEEVNRTMSHMKDEAANFPDPVDRASQEEEFSLELRNRDRERRLIKKIEKTLLKIEDDDFGFCESCGIEIGIRRLEARPTADLCIDCKTLAELKEKQMQG, encoded by the coding sequence ATGCCAGAACTAACCAAGAAAAAAACGCTAGGCATTCTAGCCATTGCGGGTGTTGAACCATATCAAGAGCAAGCTGGTGAAGAGTACATGTCACCAGAGCAAATGGCTCACTTTACAAAAATTTTAAAAGCATGGCGTGATCAGCTTCATGAAGAAGTGAATCGCACTATGAGCCACATGAAAGACGAAGCTGCAAACTTCCCGGATCCGGTTGACCGTGCATCTCAAGAAGAAGAGTTTAGCTTAGAGTTGCGTAACCGTGACCGCGAGCGTCGTCTTATCAAGAAAATTGAAAAAACACTGCTCAAAATCGAAGACGATGACTTCGGTTTCTGTGAATCTTGCGGCATTGAAATCGGCATTCGTCGTTTAGAAGCAAGACCAACAGCGGATCTTTGTATCGACTGTAAAACCCTCGCAGAGCTAAAAGAAAAGCAAATGCAAGGTTAA